Within the Phaseolus vulgaris cultivar G19833 chromosome 9, P. vulgaris v2.0, whole genome shotgun sequence genome, the region TACCTGATACTCCCCGTGCACTTGTCCCACCGACAGCTGTGAATCCGTTTTGCAAAGGACATTTTCCACTCCCATGTCTCTGGCTAATAACAATCCTGCAACAAGAgcttcatattcggcctgaTTGTTGGATGTTTTGAACTCGAATTTGAGCGCCATTTCGACTTGGAAGTTATCGGGTCCTTCAAGTACTATTCCTGCTCCGCTTCCTCTTTTGCTTGACGCGCCATCTACATACAAAGTCCACTGGTCCTGTTGTGCTGATGTTGGCATCTGAATGATAAAATCTGCAAGAGATTGGGCTTTGATTGGTCCTCTTGGTTCGTATTTGATTCCATATTCCGAAAGCTCCATTGACCATGTCACCATTCGACCTGCAAGCTctggtttttttaaaattttagatattggAAAATCTGTTCTCACTATTACCTGATGATTCTGAAAGTATGGTCGAAGGCGTCTTGCAGCATACACTAATGTTAGGGCAACTCTCTCAACTTTGGGATATCTGGTTTCGGCATTTTGTAGGGTTCTACTCACAAAATATATCGGTTTCTGCTCTGGGTTTTCTTGGATTAAAGCGACTCCTATTGCTTCATTTGAAGTAGCTAAGTAGACTATGATGGGTTGATTGGGTACAGGTTTTACTAAAATTGGAGGTTCAGCCACCATGCTCTTTATTTGAGATAAAGCTTACTCACATTGTTCACTCCACACAAAATTTTCAGATTTTTTCAACAAGTTTATAATCGGTTTAGTTTTCTCAGCCAATATTGGCAGAAATCTTGATAGTGAATTCAACTTCCCTACTAGCCTTTGCACTTCTTTTAGGTTTTTTGGTCTTCCCATCTGCATGATTGCCTCACATTTGTCAGGATTAGCTTCAATTCCTCTGTTTGTCAACATAAATCCCAAAAATTTTCCTCCTCTGACGCCGAAAACGCATTTTTCTGGATTAAGTCGAATATTGTATTTCCTTATTTGAGCAAACACTTCTTCAAGGTCTTCCAGGTGTTTCTGTATCTCATTTGATTTAACaaccatgtcatcaacatacacTTCTAGGTTCTTTCCAATCTGTTCTTTAAACACTttgtccatcaatctttggtatgTTGCCCCAGCATTCTTCAAGCCGAAAGGCATgactttataacaataatttgcAACATCAGTGGTGAAAGCTGTTTTCGGGATATCAGGTGCATACATCTATatttgattataccccgagTAAGCATCAAGGAAACTCATCATCTCTTGGCCAGATGCCCCATCAACTAGTCGGTCTATGTTAGGTAATGGATATGTGTCTTTCGGACAAGCTTTGTTCAAATCGGTGTAATCTGTACACATTCTCCATTGTCCACTTGGTTTTTTGACAAGTACCACATTAGACAACCACGTGGTATACTTAGCTTCTCGGATAAAACCAGCTTGTATTAACTTTTGAGTTTCTTCAATTGCTGCTTGTCGTCGTTCTTCTCCTAACTTTCTTCGTTTTTGAGATACTGGCTTTGCTTCCCGGCAAACAGATAATTTGTGACACATTACCTCTGGATCAATTCCAGGGATATCAGACGGCCACCAGGCAAATAAATCCTTATTACTACGCAACAGTGTGATAAGTTTGCTAAGCAATTCATCAGGCATACTTCCACTTACATAAGTGCATTGTCTGTCGTCTTGGCCTAACAGTACTGCTGTCGTTTCTTCTTTTGGTTCCAGTCTTTCCTCATTCAATCTGGGATCCAAGTCCACCATGGCTACTATTTTTTCAGCCTCTTTATCCACcttcaaattcatttttaaacctGCTGCATAACATTCTCGAGCATCTCTTTGATTGACATAAACTGTAGCTATCTCTCCTTTTTCTGTTGGGAATTTCATGGCCAAATGTGGTGTTGATACGATTGCTCCTAACTTATTTAAGGAAGATCGTCCTAGCAACACATTGTATGAGGTGGATGCGTCCACTACCAGATATcggattttaatttttctaactTTGCTACCTCTTCCAAATGTTGTCACCAAATCAACATATCCCTTTGTGTTAACTCTTTCGCCTGAAAAGCCAATGATTTGCTCTCGAAAAGGAACTATGTCTTCTTCTCTCAAATGTAACCTTTTGAACGTATCCCAGAACAAGATATCGACCGAACTCCCTTGATCAACCAGGGTCTTCATGACAGCATATTCGGCTATTTCAACCGTGATTACCATAGGATCATCATGATCTGGATCAATTTCTTGGAAGTCTT harbors:
- the LOC137822360 gene encoding uncharacterized protein — its product is MVAEPPILVKPVPNQPIIVYLATSNEAIGVALIQENPEQKPIYFVSRTLQNAETRYPKVERVALTLVYAARRLRPYFQNHQVIVRTDFPISKILKKPELAGRMVTWSMELSEYGIKYEPRGPIKAQSLADFIIQMPTSAQQDQWTLYVDGASSKRGSGAGIVLEGPDNFQVEMALKFEFKTSNNQAEYEALVAGLLLARDMGVENVLCKTDSQLSVGQVHGEYQVKDPLLMKYYHKVLNIMQCFNKAEMKYIPRELNMKADSLSKLASQQRPVQHNSIIQQTLSHPTVSLDECFNIVTAKDDWINTYIEIIKT